A genomic region of Cannabis sativa cultivar Pink pepper isolate KNU-18-1 chromosome 1, ASM2916894v1, whole genome shotgun sequence contains the following coding sequences:
- the LOC115707101 gene encoding heat shock 22 kDa protein, mitochondrial isoform X2 — MASSLALKRLLSSTLRSNSILYPVRPIASTPSIASRYFNTNAVRSYDDGDYDERGVDIDRRSDRSPSRRLGRDDFLSEVFDPFSPTRSLSQVLNLMDNLMENPLLSASRGAGSGLRRGWDAKETEDALHLRVDMPGLSKEDVKVSVEQNTLTIRGEGGKEEGDEESGRRYMSRIDLPEKLYRTDQIKAEMKNGVLKVVLPKVKEDERSDVLHVNVE; from the exons ATGGCTTCCTCACTCGCTCTCAAGCGCCTCCTCTCCTCCACCCTACGCTCCAACTCCATTCTCTATCCGGTTCGCCCCATAGCTAGTACTCCCTCCATCGCTTCCAGGTACTTCAACACCAACGCCGTACGGAGTTACGACGACGGCGACTACGACGAGCGCGGTGTCGACATCGACCGCCGCTCTGACCGTTCTCCCTCTCGCCGACTAGGCCGCGATGATTTCCTCTCAG AAGTGTTTGATCCATTTTCACCAACAAGGAGCCTTAGCCAGGTCCTAAACCTAATGGACAATCTCATGGAGAATCCGCTCCTCTCAGCCTCTCGCGGCGCCGGGTCCGGGCTTCGGCGAGGGTGGGATGCGAAGGAGACTGAGGATGCACTCCATCTCCGAGTGGACATGCCAGGACTCAGCAAAGAGGACGTGAAGGTTTCAGTGGAACAGAACACTCTAACCATCAGAGGCGAAGGCGGCAAAGAGGAAGGCGACGAAGAGAGTGGACGGAGGTACATGAGCAGGATCGACCTGCCGGAGAAACTGTACAGGACTGATCAGATCAAGGCTGAGATGAAGAATGGTGTGCTCAAAGTGGTTCTGCCTAAGGTCAAAGAAGATGAGAGGTCTGACGTTTTACATGTCAACGTTGAGTAG
- the LOC115707101 gene encoding heat shock 22 kDa protein, mitochondrial isoform X1 produces the protein MASSLALKRLLSSTLRSNSILYPVRPIASTPSIASRYFNTNAVRSYDDGDYDERGVDIDRRSDRSPSRRLGRDDFLSGKVFDPFSPTRSLSQVLNLMDNLMENPLLSASRGAGSGLRRGWDAKETEDALHLRVDMPGLSKEDVKVSVEQNTLTIRGEGGKEEGDEESGRRYMSRIDLPEKLYRTDQIKAEMKNGVLKVVLPKVKEDERSDVLHVNVE, from the exons ATGGCTTCCTCACTCGCTCTCAAGCGCCTCCTCTCCTCCACCCTACGCTCCAACTCCATTCTCTATCCGGTTCGCCCCATAGCTAGTACTCCCTCCATCGCTTCCAGGTACTTCAACACCAACGCCGTACGGAGTTACGACGACGGCGACTACGACGAGCGCGGTGTCGACATCGACCGCCGCTCTGACCGTTCTCCCTCTCGCCGACTAGGCCGCGATGATTTCCTCTCAGGTA AAGTGTTTGATCCATTTTCACCAACAAGGAGCCTTAGCCAGGTCCTAAACCTAATGGACAATCTCATGGAGAATCCGCTCCTCTCAGCCTCTCGCGGCGCCGGGTCCGGGCTTCGGCGAGGGTGGGATGCGAAGGAGACTGAGGATGCACTCCATCTCCGAGTGGACATGCCAGGACTCAGCAAAGAGGACGTGAAGGTTTCAGTGGAACAGAACACTCTAACCATCAGAGGCGAAGGCGGCAAAGAGGAAGGCGACGAAGAGAGTGGACGGAGGTACATGAGCAGGATCGACCTGCCGGAGAAACTGTACAGGACTGATCAGATCAAGGCTGAGATGAAGAATGGTGTGCTCAAAGTGGTTCTGCCTAAGGTCAAAGAAGATGAGAGGTCTGACGTTTTACATGTCAACGTTGAGTAG
- the LOC115707743 gene encoding fructokinase-like 2, chloroplastic — MASLSFAHLFSLPRCHSDWPLCYTSCKLVQLQGLRLQNKKWAFAARKKIAENLDSETPDGDEVVVKKKTTRTSKRTRKKPITETPEENSELEVTSDGESVNNVVSASSKDTKKSPRKTRKKASSATSSSEDVITEKKVRRRRKIKQKDDSDNDDLVSDSEMSESEESTFIANVEDESEEELKIDEGEDISFTYGWPPLVCCFGAAQHAFVPAGRPANRLIDYEVHERMNQAFWAPEKFVRAPGGSAGSVAIALASLGGKVAFMGKLGSDDYGEAMLCYMNANNVQTRSVCIDSKRPTAISHMKISKRGRLRMTNVKPCAEDFLSKTEINIDVLKEAKMFYVSTHSLLDPNMRSTTLQAIKISKKLGGVIFYDVNLPLPLWHSSEEAKNFIQQVWNLADIIEVTKQELEFLCEITPLEEFDTKNNAKSKFAHYKPEVVAPLWHENLKVLFVTNGTSKIHYYTAEHNGAINGMEDPLLTPFTGDMSASGDGIVAAFLRMLSVQPDRITDKGYLERTIRYAIDCGVIDQWALGRVRGFPPKEGMEEEVVPDENGIRSITEMEYRTVVESVS, encoded by the exons ATGGCGTCTCTTTCGTTCGCTCACTTGTTCTCGTTACCCAG GTGCCACTCGGATTGGCCGTTGTGTTATACGTCATGTAAACTCGTACAGCTGCAGGGTTTGAGGTTGCAAAATAAGAAGTGGGCTTTTGCTGCTAGAAAGAAAATTGCAGAGAATTTGGATTCAGAAACACCAGATGGGGATGAGGTCGTGGTCAAGAAGAAGACAACTAGAACTTCCAAACGCACTCGGAAGAAACCCATAACGGAAACTCCTGAAGAGAATTCTGAATTGGAGGTAACTAGTGATGGAGAGAGTGTTAATAACGTAGTTTCTGCGTCTAGTAAGGACACTAAGAAGTCTCCAAGGAAGACTCGAAAGAAAG CTTCTTCTGCTACTAGTAGCTCGGAGGATGTGATAACTGAGAAGAAGGTAAGGAGGAGGAGGAAGATTAAGCAGAAAGATGATTCTGATAATGATGATTTGGTTAGTGACTCAGAAATGAGTGAGTCTGAGGAGTCAACCTTCATTGCAAATGTTGAGGATGAAAGTGAGGAAGAGTTGAAAATTGATGAGGGAGAGGATATTAGCTTCACTTATGGTTGGCCACCTCTTGTTTGTTGCTTTGGAGCTGCACAACATGCTTTTGTGCCGGCAGGAAGACCAGCCAACAGACTTATAGATTATGAAGTACACGAAAGAATGAATCAAGCCTTTTGGGCTCCTGAAAAATTTGTAAGGGCTCCGGGGGGATCTGCAGGAAGTGTTGCGATTGCTCTTGCTAGCTTAGGTGGTAAAGTTGCTTTCATGGGGAAACTTGGTAGTGATGACTATGGTGAGGCTATGTTGTGTTATATGAATGCCAACAATGTACAAACCAGGTCGGTCTGTATTGATAGTAAACGGCCAACTGCAATATCGCATATGAAAATTAGCAAAAGAGGCCGTTTGAGAATGACTAATGTTAAACCTTGTGCAGAGGATTTTTTATCAAAGACTGAAATCAATATTGATGTTCTGAAGGAG GCAAAGATGTTCTATGTCAGCACACATTCCTTGCTCGATCCTAACATGAGATCAACTACATTGCAAGCAATTAAGATTTCAAAGAAATTAGGAGGAGTTATATTCTATGACGTAAATCTTCCATTGCCCCTTTGGCACTCTAGTGAAGAAGCCAAGAATTTCATACAACAAGTGTGGAATCTTGCAGATATTATTGAAGTTACGAAGCAAGAACTTGAATTTCTATGCGAGATAACACCCTTAGAGGAATTCGACACCAAAAACAATGCTAAATCTAAATTTGCTCATTACAAACCAGAAGTTGTTGCACCACTTTGGCATGAAAATCTCAAGGTATTGTTTGTGACAAACGGGACTTCCAAGATCCACTACTACACTGCAGAGCACAACGGTGCCATTAATGGGATGGAAGACCCTCTTCTTACTCCTTTTACTGGTGATATGTCAGCATCTGGAGATGGCATTGTTGCAG CTTTCTTGAGAATGTTGAGTGTCCAACCAGATAGAATTACTGATAAAGGATACTTAGAACGCACAATCAGGTATGCAATTGATTGTGGGGTCATAGACCAATGGGCCCTTGGGCGAGTGCGTGGCTTCCCTCCGAAAGAGGGTATGGAAGAAGAGGTGGTTCCTGATGAAAATGGCATAAGGTCTATAACAGAAATGGAATACCGCACTGTAGTAGAATCTGTCAGTTGA
- the LOC115706048 gene encoding conserved oligomeric Golgi complex subunit 7 → MMMDLGPFSADNFDPKKWVNSACQTRHPEDSIDNHLVDLEMRLQILSEEISASLEEQSSAALLRVPRATRDVIRLRDDAVSLRSAVAGILQKLKKAEGSSAESIAALAKVDTVKQRMEAAYDTLQDAAGLTQLSSTVEDVFASGDLPRAAETLANMRHCLSAVGEVAEFANVRKQLEVLEDRLDAMVQPRLTDALSNRKIDIAQNLRGILIRIGRFKSLELHYTKVHLKPIKQLWEDFDSKQRAIRLANEKSEAERLSSHEFQSSSSTISFSSWLPSFYDELILYLEQEWKWCMVAFPEDYKNLVPKLLIETMATIGPSFISRINHSIGEVVPETRALGKGLLDIMSGDMPKGIKIQRKHLEALIELHSVTQTFARNIQHSFSDSDLRVLMDTLKAVYSPFESFKQRYGQMERAILSSEIAGVDLRGAVTRGVGAQGIELSETVRRMEESIPHIIVLLEAAVERCINFTGGSEADELILALDDILLQYISALQETLKSLRVVCGVDQDGVGSKKEMGLDKRDSNTARKVELISNEEEWSIVQGALQILTVSDCLTSRSSVFEASLRATLARLSTTLSFSVFGSNVDQSPSHVGDDSNGEASVGGRAALDAAAVRLVDIPEKARKLFNLLNQSKDPRFHTLQLASQRVTTFADTVNELVYDVLISKVRQRLSDVSRLPIWSSVEEQSAFPLPSFSAYPQAYVTSVGEYLLTLPQQLEPLAEGISSNDANNDEAQFFATEWMFKVAEGATALYMEQLRGIQYITDRGAQQLSVDIEYLSNVLSALSMPIPPVLATFHTCLSTARDELKQLVKSDSGNHQLDLPTANLVCKMRRINLD, encoded by the exons ATGATGATGGATCTAGGTCCATTCTCGGCTGATAATTTCGACCCGAAGAAATGGGTGAACTCGGCCTGTCAGACTCGGCACCCGGAGGACTCAATCGACAACCATCTCGTCGATCTGGAGATGAGACTCCAAATCTTATCTGAAGAGATCTCCGCCTCGCTCGAGGAGCAGAGCTCCGCTGCCCTACTTCGCGTCCCGCGGGCCACCCGCGATGTGATCCGCCTTCGTGACGATGCGGTCTCACTACGTTCCGCCGTCGCCGGAATCCTTCAGAAGCTCAAGAAG GCTGAAGGATCATCAGCTGAATCTATAGCTGCTCTGGCCAAAGTTGATACTGTTAAGCAGAGGATGGAAGCTGCTTATGACACATTGCAG GATGCTGCTGGGTTAACTCAATTAAGTTCAACTGTGGAAGATGTCTTTGCCAGTGGTGATCTTCCAAGGGCTGCAGAGACCTTAGCTAACATGAGGCATTGCTTGTCTGCTGTGGGGGAG gtTGCTGAATTTGCTAATGTGAGAAAGCAACTTGAGGTCCTAGAAGATAGGCTAGACGCAATGGTCCAGCCACGTTTAACAGATGCATTATCCAATCGGAAG ATAGACATTGCTCAAAATTTGCGGGGTATTCTCATTCGAATTGGAAGATTCAAGTCACTGGAGCTACATTACACTAAAGTTCACCTAAAGCCTATAAAGCAGCTTTGGGAAGATTTTGATTCAAAGCAACGTGCTATTAGGCTTGCAAATGAGAAGAGTGAAGCTGAAAGGCTATCAAGCCATGAGTTTCAATCAAGTTCTTCAACAATTTCCTTCTCAAGTTGGTTGCCAAGCTTCTATGATGAATTGATTCTTTATCTTGAGCAAGAGTGGAAGTG GTGTATGGTTGCTTTTCCTGAGGATTATAAAAATCTTGTTCCAAAGCTACTGATTGAGACAATGGCAACTATAGGACCAAGCTTTATTTCACGTATCAACCATTCAATTGGAGAAGTTGTTCCTGAAACAAGAGCTTTGGGGAAAG GTTTATTAGATATTATGTCTGGTGACATGCCCAAGGGAATTAAGATTCAGAGGAAACATTTGGAGGCATTGATTGAGTTACATAGCGTGACACAGACTTTTGCTAGAAATATTCAACATTCATTTTCAGATTCTGATCTTCGAGTTCTAATGGATACACTCAAGGCAGTGTACTCTCCCTTTGAATCATTTAAACAAAG GTATGGACAGATGGAGCGGGCCATCCTTTCTTCTGAAATTGCTGGGGTGGATCTTAGGGGAGCTGTTACTCGTGGTGTGGGTGCCCAGGGGATTGAACTCAGTGAAACAGTTCGTAGAATGGAGGAGTCTATTCCTCATATCATTGTACTTCTTGAAGCAGCTGTAGAAAGGTGTATCAACTTTACTGGTGGTTCTGAAGCAGATGAGCTAATTCTTGCTCTTGATGACATATTGTTACAATATATCTCAGCTTTGCAAGAGACACTAAAATCGTTAAGAGTAGTCTGTGGAGTAGACCAAGATGGTGTTGGTTCAAAGAAAGAGATGGGATTGGACAAGAGAGATAGCAACACTGCACGAAAAGTTGAATTGATTTCAAATGAGGAGGAATGGTCCATTGTTCAAGGGGCTTTGCAGATCCTCACAGTTTCAGACTGTTTAACTAGCAGGTCCTCTGTTTTTGAAGCTTCCTTAAGAGCTACTTTGGCTAGATTGAGCACGACATTGTCTTTTTCAGTATTTGGTTCCAATGTGGACCAAAGCCCATCACATGTTGGTGATGACAGCAACGGGGAAGCATCTGTGGGTGGAAGGGCTGCTTTGGATGCGGCAGCAGTGCGACTTGTTGACATCCCTGAGAAGGCTCGGAAGCTCTTTAACCTTTTAAATCAG TCTAAAGATCCCAGGTTTCATACACTTCAGTTGGCATCTCAAAGAGTGACAACATTTGCTGACACAGTAAATGAACTTGTATATGATGTCCTCATTTCCAAAGTACGGCAACGACTAAGTGATGTTTCTCGTTTGCCAATATGGTCGTCTGTGGAGGAGCAAAGTGCTTTCCCTCTACCAAGTTTCAGTGCTTATCCTCAGGCCTATGTAACCAGTGTTGGTGAATATTTACTTACTTTACCCCAACAATTGGAGCCACTTGCAGAGGGCATTTCCAGCAATGACGCCAACAATGACGAGGCCCAGTTCTTTGCAACTGAATGGATGTTCAAG GTTGCAGAAGGTGCTACCGCCCTTTACATGGAGCAATTGCGGGGAATACAGTACATAACGGATCGTGGTGCACAACAATTATCAGTGGACATTGAATATCTGAGTAATGTGCTCTCTGCTCTATCAATGCCAATTCCACCAGTTCTTGCAACATTCCACACTTGTCTTTCAACAGCGAGAGACGAGCTCAAACAGCTTGTTAAATCTGATTCGGGAAATCATCAGCTTGATCTTCCAACAGCAAACCTTGTTTGTAAGATGCGTCGAATCAATTTGGATTAA